A stretch of the Schistocerca serialis cubense isolate TAMUIC-IGC-003099 chromosome 2, iqSchSeri2.2, whole genome shotgun sequence genome encodes the following:
- the LOC126458084 gene encoding porphobilinogen deaminase, whose translation MRGDNCIRVGSRKSELALIQTRYVVSCLKERYPEKKFEIVTMSTTGDKILDKPLTKIGEKSLFTKELETALADELVDFVVHSLKDLPTTLPYGMCIGAVLSREDPRDAVVMHEKHSNKTLSTLPEGSVIGTSSLRRKAQLNRKYPHLKVIDIRGNLNTRLAKLDKGDTFDAIVLAAAGIKRMEWEKRISEMLDANELMYAVGQGALAVECREDDLEVLSLLEPLHHGATALRALSERAFLRTLEGGCSAPVAVVSSYTDGTPRATLSLTGAVWSLDGSQTLKRGAVCHVRYHEEDDDGEPPSKCPYRMPKLFCSMAPASLSYMDLEEAEKLGEDLAMSMIKGGALTIMAEAKKKNETTPS comes from the exons ATGAGGGGAGACAACTGCATCCGTGTCGGATCAAGGAAGAGTGAG CTGGCCCTCATTCAGACAAGATATGTTGTATCGTGCCTAAAGGAGAGGTACCCAGAAAAGAAGTTCGAAATCG TCACTATGAGCACAACTGGCGATAAAATATTAGACAAACCTTTAACAAAAATAGGAGAAAAAAGTTTATTTACGAAAGAGTTGGAAACAGCTTTAGCGGATGAATTGGTAGATTTTGTTGTTCACTCTTTGAAAGATCTTCCAACAACTCTGCCATATGGAATGTGTATAGGTGCGGTCTTAAG tcgagAAGATCCGAGGGATGCAGTAGTTATGCACGAAAAGCACAGTAATAAGACGTTATCAACATTGCCAGAAGGAAGCGTTATAG ggACTAGCTCACTGAGGCGGAAGGCTCAGTTAAACAGGAAGTATCCACACTTGAAAGTCATAGATATAAGGGGAAACCTAAATACAAGACTGGCAAAACTTGACAAAGGTGACACATTTGATGCCATAGTGCTTGCTGCTGCTGGTATAAAAAGGATGGAGTGGGAGAAGAGGATCAGTGAG ATGCTAGATGCAAATGAACTCATGTACGCTGTGGGCCAAGGTGCCCTAGCAGTGGAGTGCCGTGAGGATGACCTTGAGGTACTTTCATTATTGGAACCATTGCATCATGGTGCCACAGCCCTGAGGGCACTCTCAGAGCGAGCATTCCTGCGTACATTAGAAGGTGGTTGCTCCGCTCCTGTAGCTGTAGTATCTTCTTACACAGATGGCACACCAAGAGCCACACTGTCATTAACTGGCGCCGTCTGGAGCCTGGATGGTTCACAAACTTTGAAGAGAGGAGCCGTATGCCACGTACGGTAtcatgaagaagatgatgatggtgagCCTCCCAG CAAATGCCCATACCGAATGCCAAAACTGTTTTGTAGCATGGCACCAGCATCTCTCTCATATATGGACCTTGAAGAAGCAGAGAAGCTTGGAGAAGATCTGGCAATGAGCATGATTAAAGGTGGAGCCCTCACCATTATGGCTGAGGCtaagaagaaaaatgaaacaacACCAAGTTGA